In Gopherus flavomarginatus isolate rGopFla2 chromosome 5, rGopFla2.mat.asm, whole genome shotgun sequence, one DNA window encodes the following:
- the LOC127052403 gene encoding zinc finger and SCAN domain-containing protein 29-like, which translates to MQSPENRKRAPAWSTQELLDLIAVWGEESVLSELRSSRRNEKTFEKISNAMRERGHTRDSLQCQVKVKELRQVYQKTKAAKGRSGSAPKTCRFYDELNVILGNSATTNPSLSVDSEVGVVIPATTEDLFDGDDQYDEDQEEEAPAESTEHFIPPNSQDLFLTLTEVPCQPSQGSTPENEAEGPSSAAHFSSLLLASPLRSHPFRGEFYKKSLHSQNESLDFSESSKSYLGEKERSNAEPGYHNVYVMKYVQCLLWTR; encoded by the exons atgcagtctcctgaaaataggaaaagagctccagcatggagcacacaggagttactcgatctgatagctgtatggggagaagagtcagtgctttcagaactgcgctcgagcagacgaaatgagaaaacctttgaaaaaatttctaatgccatgcgggagaggggacataccagggactcgttacagtgccaagtgaaagtgaaagagctcagacaggtgtatcagaagaccaaagcagcaaagggcaggtcaggctctgcccccaaaacatgccggttctacgacgagcttaacgtaatattggggaacagcgcaacgacgaacccctccttgtctgtggattcagaggtgggcgtaGTGATTCCTGccactacggaagatttatttgatggcgatgatcagtatgatgaggaccaagaggaggaggctccagcagagagcacagagcattttatccccccaaacagccaggatcttttcctcacccttactgaggttccctgccagccatctcaaggcagtactccagaaaatgaagctgagggaccgtcctctg ctgcacatttctccagcctccttcTCGCTTCTCCtctac GCTCTCATCCATTCCGAGGAGAGTTTTATAAAAAGAGCTTGCACTCACAGAATGAGTCACTAGATTTTTCTGAAAGCAGCAAGAGCTAtctgggagagaaagagagatctaATGCTGAACCTGGTTATCACAATGTTTATGTTATGAAATATGTTCAATGTCTCCTGTGGACGAGGTAG